A window of the Dyadobacter pollutisoli genome harbors these coding sequences:
- a CDS encoding Gfo/Idh/MocA family protein: MTNSRRKFISSATAIVAGASISTVFPSTLSAFPKLSSPADTIRIGAIGVNGMGWSDLTAILKNPGVECVALCDVDKNVLDKRAAELAAKGMKVKTYADYRELLKDKNIDAVVIGSPDHWHCLMMVEACQAGKDVYVEKPIGNSIAECRAMVAAQKKSGRVVQVGQWQRSQKHFRDAMDFVHSGKLGKIRLVKVWSYFSWVTPISKLPDGTPPAGVDYNMWLGPAPKRPFNPNRFHFNFRWFWDYAGGLMTDWGVHLLDYALLGMKAEIPNSIMAAGGKFANPDSGAETPDTLTTVYEFGDFNIQWEHAIGIDDGPYNRQHGIAFIGNNGTLVLDRNGWEVIPEGKKMEAVALQKSSDNGLDLHAKNFIEVVRSRKLEDLHAPVQVGADIAIFSQMGNIAFRTGKKLYWDKQKGLFTDAAANKFIAKEYHNGYKIPSV, from the coding sequence ATGACAAATTCGCGACGAAAATTTATCAGTTCTGCTACCGCTATTGTGGCGGGCGCAAGCATTTCAACGGTATTCCCGTCTACATTGTCGGCTTTTCCTAAGCTTTCATCTCCCGCAGATACCATCCGGATCGGTGCCATAGGTGTGAATGGAATGGGTTGGTCGGATCTTACGGCCATTTTGAAAAACCCCGGGGTTGAATGTGTGGCGTTGTGCGACGTGGATAAAAATGTCCTGGACAAGCGCGCTGCCGAACTCGCTGCGAAAGGAATGAAAGTGAAAACCTACGCCGATTATCGTGAATTGCTGAAAGACAAAAATATAGATGCCGTGGTCATCGGGTCGCCGGATCACTGGCATTGTTTGATGATGGTAGAGGCTTGTCAGGCGGGGAAAGACGTATATGTCGAAAAACCCATCGGAAATTCTATCGCGGAATGCCGTGCTATGGTTGCTGCGCAGAAGAAATCGGGCCGGGTGGTGCAGGTAGGGCAGTGGCAACGGAGCCAGAAACACTTTCGGGATGCGATGGATTTCGTGCATTCGGGTAAGCTGGGTAAGATACGGCTGGTGAAAGTATGGTCGTATTTTAGCTGGGTAACACCTATTTCCAAGCTGCCTGATGGTACTCCGCCAGCCGGGGTTGACTACAATATGTGGCTGGGGCCAGCTCCTAAAAGACCTTTTAACCCAAACCGTTTTCATTTCAATTTTCGCTGGTTCTGGGATTATGCCGGCGGGCTGATGACTGACTGGGGCGTTCATTTGCTGGATTATGCGCTGCTGGGAATGAAAGCCGAAATTCCGAACAGCATTATGGCGGCGGGAGGTAAGTTCGCGAATCCTGATTCCGGCGCAGAAACGCCTGATACGTTGACTACTGTATATGAATTCGGCGATTTCAACATTCAATGGGAGCACGCCATTGGCATTGACGATGGGCCATATAACCGCCAGCACGGGATCGCTTTCATTGGCAATAATGGCACACTTGTCCTCGACCGGAATGGATGGGAGGTGATACCGGAAGGTAAAAAAATGGAGGCGGTGGCACTGCAGAAATCGTCGGACAATGGGCTGGACCTGCATGCGAAAAATTTCATCGAAGTGGTCCGTTCCCGGAAATTGGAGGACTTGCACGCGCCGGTCCAGGTGGGGGCTGACATTGCTATTTTTTCGCAGATGGGAAATATTGCTTTCCGTACCGGCAAAAAATTGTATTGGGACAAACAAAAAGGCTTGTTCACCGATGCTGCGGCCAACAAATTCATTGCCAAAGAATACCATAACGGTTATAAAATACCTTCTGTTTAA
- a CDS encoding endonuclease, producing the protein MSKVYASPITALLLILMPFIFSEAPLHVSSKRHLASLSISDSGSFSAITYNIAGLPEFISSAVTRRAVSIADIGGRLNSYDIAHVQEDFNYHKNLCESRNQHFYRTQTKGAVPFGDGLNTLSKYPIHRLSRIRWNDCTGADCLTPKGFTYTQIQVALGVFIDFYNVHANAYNHPAAARARCGNVRQLSSYIASHSKGHAVIVMGDLNGHYSFSKDNIHTLLKNNGLADAWVLLQNKNEMPGHADSLPASNILDIGQGTETIDKILYRSSEDLMLEPGNYKLENESFRNHTGLPLSDHHPVSVSFQWRKRQARIASM; encoded by the coding sequence ATGTCCAAAGTCTACGCTTCTCCCATTACCGCTTTGTTGCTAATCTTAATGCCTTTTATTTTCAGCGAGGCCCCTTTACATGTTTCTTCCAAAAGGCATCTTGCTTCTTTAAGTATTTCGGATTCCGGCAGCTTTTCAGCGATCACGTATAACATCGCGGGGCTGCCCGAATTCATTTCAAGCGCGGTTACCCGGCGGGCTGTCAGTATTGCCGATATTGGCGGGCGGCTCAATTCGTACGACATTGCGCATGTCCAGGAGGATTTCAACTACCACAAAAATCTCTGTGAAAGTCGCAACCAGCATTTCTACCGCACACAAACCAAAGGCGCGGTACCATTTGGTGACGGCCTGAATACGCTATCGAAATACCCGATCCACCGTCTCAGCCGCATCCGCTGGAACGACTGCACGGGAGCTGACTGCCTGACGCCGAAGGGATTTACTTATACTCAGATACAGGTTGCGCTGGGCGTGTTCATTGATTTTTACAATGTACATGCCAATGCTTATAACCATCCGGCGGCGGCCAGGGCGCGATGTGGGAATGTTCGGCAGCTTAGCAGCTACATTGCCAGTCATTCAAAAGGCCACGCCGTCATTGTCATGGGAGACCTCAACGGACATTATAGCTTTTCAAAAGATAATATTCATACGTTGCTCAAAAATAACGGTTTAGCGGATGCCTGGGTGTTGTTGCAAAACAAAAATGAAATGCCCGGTCACGCAGATTCGTTGCCGGCAAGCAATATTCTCGACATCGGGCAGGGCACTGAAACTATTGACAAAATTCTGTACCGAAGCTCTGAGGACCTCATGCTGGAACCGGGAAATTATAAACTGGAAAATGAAAGCTTCCGAAACCATACGGGATTGCCACTGTCCGATCACCATCCGGTAAGCGTTTCGTTTCAATGGAGGAAACGACAGGCACGGATCGCCAGCATGTAG
- a CDS encoding sensor histidine kinase, with protein MKIESVSANSTDKLNKELFFEISQDILCVAGYDGYFRMVNPAFTKLMGYSHEELLAKPIDEFIYFEDRELTSQYREELKKSIPLLNYENRYVTKNGEIVWLAWTSMPRDADRLVFAIAKNITHKKIIEQDRNALLANLTRINQDLKQLTYTTSHDLRSPVNNLLSVFGLLDTSKIQDAETLQFIDILKSATESLKDSLNHYVDILVQKDLLTVKRGEISLSASLDTVMLSLKTLLENSKTRITADFSEFDDIKFNASYMESIFLNLITNSIKYVIPHNTPVIGISTKRSGNVKQLIFKDQGAGFDMDLVKDRLFGLNQTFHNHSDAKGIGLYLVRSHLTSLGGSIAVESKPNEGTTFTLSFKS; from the coding sequence ATGAAGATCGAATCTGTGTCGGCTAACTCAACTGATAAATTGAATAAGGAGCTATTCTTTGAGATATCTCAGGACATACTTTGTGTTGCTGGATATGATGGGTACTTCCGAATGGTAAATCCTGCATTTACCAAACTCATGGGATATTCTCATGAGGAATTGCTCGCCAAGCCCATTGATGAGTTTATCTATTTTGAAGACAGGGAGCTTACTTCACAGTATCGGGAAGAATTGAAAAAGAGCATACCGCTTTTGAATTACGAAAACCGGTACGTGACTAAGAATGGCGAGATCGTGTGGCTTGCGTGGACTTCAATGCCCAGGGACGCTGATCGGTTGGTTTTTGCTATTGCCAAGAATATCACCCATAAAAAGATCATTGAACAAGACCGGAATGCGCTTCTTGCTAACCTTACCCGGATCAATCAGGATCTTAAACAATTGACCTATACGACATCTCATGACCTCAGGTCGCCGGTCAACAACCTGCTGTCTGTGTTTGGCCTTCTGGATACTTCCAAAATTCAGGATGCGGAGACTTTACAGTTTATCGATATTTTAAAGTCGGCGACCGAAAGCCTGAAAGATTCGCTGAACCATTATGTTGATATTCTGGTACAAAAGGATCTCCTGACCGTCAAAAGAGGTGAAATAAGTCTGAGTGCGTCGCTGGACACTGTAATGCTGTCACTAAAAACACTTCTTGAAAACTCCAAAACCAGGATCACGGCAGACTTTTCGGAATTTGACGACATTAAATTCAATGCGAGCTACATGGAGAGCATTTTTCTCAACCTGATCACGAATTCGATCAAGTACGTTATTCCGCATAATACGCCTGTCATCGGTATTTCGACAAAAAGGTCAGGGAATGTTAAACAGCTGATATTCAAGGATCAGGGAGCTGGTTTCGATATGGATCTCGTGAAAGACAGGCTCTTCGGGCTAAATCAGACATTCCATAACCATAGCGACGCCAAAGGTATCGGGCTTTACCTGGTACGTAGCCACCTGACCAGCCTCGGAGGAAGCATTGCAGTTGAAAGCAAACCCAACGAGGGCACGACATTTACATTGTCGTTCAAAAGCTGA
- a CDS encoding tannase/feruloyl esterase family alpha/beta hydrolase: protein MTGRRPTFFFLFFCIGINIIGTGSETAFGQVTAGGTLATERDCQCGMLAKAAFPGAAITTAECVPAGSFTPPGSKVTINNLPAFCRVAATLTPTPDSRIRIEVWLPESNWNERFLGTGNGGGAGNIHFGALANGLRKGFATANTDMGTSPGPNELAGHPDKWADFGYRATHEMTVTGKAIMQHYYQKPARYAYFSGCSTGGQQALMEAQRYPEDYNGILAGAPANNRTHLHTGFVWNLRVTNDIAGSAFIPKEKIALITQAVVKACAGKDGGAPGDNFLTDPGACQFDPETLPKCPDGTDDGSCLTQAQINALKKIYAGPVNPRTGERIYTPLPLGSENSGAGLDMQQNPQQSPGAFFYQYKWAFGPEFDYRTFDFDHDQDKLDSVLGPLLNANNPDLSALKKRGCKILMYSGTADPLVPYQDAVNYYERVAEAQGGVIQTQEFFRFFLVPGMAHCSGGPGVNDCGDMLGALIKWEEEGKAPERLMGTAYYQADPKNGVRFKRPLYPYPQLPAYVGGDVSLPESFKPVVYPERKVLQPAMRYLN from the coding sequence ATGACTGGCAGGCGACCTACTTTCTTCTTCTTATTTTTTTGCATTGGAATAAATATCATTGGTACAGGCTCCGAAACGGCATTCGGACAGGTGACGGCAGGTGGCACTCTTGCAACTGAAAGAGATTGTCAATGCGGAATGCTGGCAAAAGCTGCCTTCCCCGGAGCGGCGATCACGACCGCGGAATGCGTCCCCGCAGGATCATTCACACCACCTGGTAGCAAAGTTACGATCAATAACCTGCCAGCTTTTTGCCGTGTTGCGGCTACATTAACACCCACACCGGATTCCCGGATCCGCATCGAAGTATGGCTGCCGGAAAGCAATTGGAATGAAAGGTTTTTGGGCACGGGAAATGGTGGAGGGGCCGGTAACATTCATTTCGGTGCATTGGCCAATGGATTAAGAAAAGGGTTCGCCACGGCCAACACGGATATGGGAACATCACCCGGCCCGAATGAGCTGGCCGGACACCCCGACAAATGGGCAGACTTTGGTTACCGCGCCACGCATGAGATGACTGTGACTGGCAAGGCGATCATGCAGCATTACTACCAGAAGCCAGCCCGGTACGCTTATTTTTCGGGCTGCTCGACGGGTGGTCAGCAGGCATTGATGGAGGCCCAGCGATACCCGGAAGACTATAACGGCATTCTGGCGGGCGCTCCGGCGAACAACCGGACCCATTTGCATACCGGCTTCGTCTGGAACTTGCGGGTAACCAATGACATTGCAGGAAGTGCATTTATTCCGAAAGAAAAAATAGCGTTGATCACCCAGGCAGTTGTGAAGGCTTGTGCCGGAAAGGACGGCGGCGCACCGGGGGATAATTTTCTCACCGATCCCGGGGCATGTCAGTTTGACCCGGAAACACTTCCCAAATGTCCGGACGGAACCGACGACGGGAGCTGCCTGACACAGGCACAGATCAATGCGCTCAAAAAGATATACGCAGGCCCGGTGAATCCTCGCACGGGCGAAAGAATATATACGCCACTGCCGTTGGGAAGTGAAAACTCAGGAGCTGGCCTGGACATGCAACAAAATCCGCAGCAGTCGCCGGGCGCATTTTTTTATCAATACAAATGGGCATTCGGGCCGGAATTTGATTATCGTACCTTCGATTTCGATCACGATCAGGACAAGCTGGACTCTGTTCTGGGGCCGCTCCTGAATGCTAATAACCCGGATCTGTCAGCATTGAAGAAACGGGGATGTAAGATTCTGATGTACTCAGGAACTGCCGATCCGCTGGTACCCTATCAGGACGCCGTCAACTATTATGAGAGGGTGGCGGAAGCACAGGGTGGGGTGATACAGACACAGGAATTCTTTCGCTTTTTTCTGGTACCGGGTATGGCACATTGCAGCGGCGGGCCGGGCGTGAATGACTGCGGCGATATGCTCGGCGCACTGATCAAATGGGAAGAGGAAGGTAAAGCTCCCGAGCGATTGATGGGCACGGCATATTATCAGGCGGACCCTAAAAACGGTGTCCGTTTCAAGCGGCCGCTTTATCCTTACCCGCAATTACCCGCATATGTTGGCGGCGATGTAAGCTTGCCTGAGAGCTTCAAACCAGTGGTGTATCCGGAGCGGAAGGTTTTGCAGCCTGCGATGCGATATCTCAACTGA
- a CDS encoding LTA synthase family protein, producing MIPDKRFPAKKAEQNSLYLVAIMAAVLISLSVLTRIILLLKSAGGVDFTFLNLLGLFVIGLFYDLVNAAYFTLPLVLYIWLTPRKWWQKRWHRFVVYGIFAFFIFGLLFNAVSEWVFWDEFSSRFNFIAVDYLVYTNEVIGNIQQSYPVGIIVTALLAATAALVYVLKPAIKNAAVQAYSFKQRSFRMLAYVAVLLLCFFLVNNKIRQFSDNTYVNELAGNGLYELFAAYRNNELDYAQFYQKIPDQTAFKKIREMIKTPESSFVDNNPFSIERKIVNAGKEKRMNVVLISVESLSADFLGTFGNTQHITPNLDSLAGQSLLFTNLYATGTRTVRGLEALSICTPPTPGQSIVRRPQNEGLFSLGRVFDQKGYESKFIYGGYGYFDNMGYFFANNGYKLVDRTEIKKKDIDYENIWGVADENLFTLATKEIEKTVKSGKPVFAHIMTTSNHRPFTYPEKRIDIPSHTNREGAVKYTDYAIGRFIKEAQNKPWFKNTLFVIVADHCASSAGKADLPVNKYKIPLLIFAPNVIKPARMERLMSQIDLGPTILGLLNFSYQSKFFGYDIFKLEPGRERAFVSTYQSLGYIRKDTLIILRPQRISDSFVPNFTDGSAKLIQPDNQLTEEAITWYQTASYQFKNKLMK from the coding sequence ATGATACCTGACAAAAGATTTCCAGCGAAAAAAGCTGAACAGAACTCCCTCTACCTCGTCGCTATCATGGCGGCAGTCCTCATTTCTCTATCCGTTTTAACCCGAATAATCCTGCTTTTGAAGTCGGCAGGCGGCGTGGATTTTACATTCCTCAATTTGCTGGGACTCTTCGTGATCGGGTTATTTTACGATCTGGTCAATGCGGCCTATTTTACATTGCCGCTTGTGCTGTACATTTGGCTTACACCACGCAAATGGTGGCAAAAGCGCTGGCACCGGTTTGTCGTTTACGGGATCTTTGCATTCTTCATTTTTGGGCTGCTTTTCAATGCAGTTTCCGAGTGGGTATTTTGGGATGAATTCAGTTCCCGGTTCAATTTTATAGCCGTCGATTACCTGGTCTATACCAACGAAGTGATCGGCAATATCCAGCAGTCCTACCCGGTAGGTATCATTGTCACTGCCTTGCTAGCGGCCACTGCTGCTTTGGTTTATGTATTGAAACCTGCCATTAAAAACGCTGCTGTTCAGGCCTATTCCTTCAAGCAACGATCATTTCGTATGCTGGCCTATGTTGCGGTTTTGCTGTTATGTTTTTTTCTGGTCAATAATAAAATCAGGCAGTTTAGCGACAATACCTACGTCAATGAGCTGGCAGGGAATGGTTTGTATGAGCTGTTTGCTGCTTACCGGAACAATGAGCTGGACTACGCCCAGTTTTATCAAAAAATCCCTGATCAGACCGCATTCAAAAAAATCCGCGAAATGATCAAAACTCCCGAAAGCAGTTTTGTCGATAATAATCCATTCAGTATCGAGCGGAAGATCGTTAATGCGGGAAAGGAAAAAAGGATGAATGTGGTACTCATCAGTGTCGAGAGTTTGAGCGCGGACTTCCTGGGAACATTTGGAAATACACAGCACATTACGCCCAATTTGGATTCTCTGGCCGGGCAGAGCCTTCTTTTTACCAATCTTTATGCGACCGGGACCAGAACGGTACGAGGACTGGAAGCATTGTCGATCTGTACGCCGCCAACGCCAGGGCAGTCCATTGTGCGCAGGCCGCAAAATGAAGGGCTATTCTCTTTGGGAAGGGTTTTTGACCAAAAAGGTTACGAAAGTAAATTTATCTATGGCGGCTACGGCTATTTTGACAATATGGGTTACTTTTTTGCAAACAATGGATACAAACTGGTAGACCGGACAGAAATCAAAAAGAAGGATATTGACTATGAAAATATCTGGGGAGTAGCCGACGAAAACCTCTTTACACTGGCGACAAAGGAGATTGAAAAAACGGTAAAATCGGGCAAGCCGGTCTTCGCGCACATCATGACCACTTCCAATCACCGGCCATTTACCTACCCCGAAAAACGGATCGATATTCCATCCCATACCAACCGTGAAGGTGCCGTAAAGTATACTGACTATGCCATCGGCCGGTTTATCAAGGAAGCTCAAAATAAGCCCTGGTTCAAAAATACCTTGTTTGTCATTGTGGCGGACCATTGTGCGTCCAGCGCCGGAAAGGCTGATCTACCGGTGAACAAGTACAAGATCCCGCTTTTGATTTTTGCTCCCAATGTGATTAAACCAGCCAGAATGGAACGGCTTATGAGCCAGATTGACCTGGGGCCGACGATTCTGGGGCTTCTCAATTTCTCCTATCAAAGCAAATTCTTTGGCTATGATATCTTCAAGCTGGAACCCGGCCGCGAACGGGCATTTGTGAGTACATACCAGAGCCTCGGCTACATTAGAAAAGACACATTGATTATTTTGAGGCCGCAACGCATTTCGGATTCATTCGTACCCAATTTTACCGACGGCTCAGCAAAGTTGATCCAGCCGGACAACCAGCTAACCGAGGAGGCGATCACGTGGTATCAGACGGCGAGTTATCAATTTAAAAACAAGCTGATGAAGTGA
- a CDS encoding molybdopterin cofactor-binding domain-containing protein: protein MKNHDTISRRNFLKTSAAASGGLLIAFALPVRGEHLPVAPDLPKTASLNGKLRIDEDNTIHIILPKIEMGQGMWTTIPMLIAEELDCDWNKIKAEHSPPGKGDDFKKSIFITSTGGSDSTRSEFDRCRQAGAMARVMLVTIASRRLGVAPEACTTDNGFVVAGDKRLSYGELATEASTLPQPTVTLREPKDWKIIGKSKKRLDSPEKITGKAIYGMDIHFPGLLTAVVAHAPVFGGKVKSFDASETKKIVGVREVIGIPSGVAVIADNFWAAKKGRDALKIEWEHGANESMDSHQQLEDYRKLAQTKGKNVSQKGAVKDALEKAATTFEAEFTFPYLAHAPMEPLNCTVKISEDDCEVWTGTQSPILHQAEIAAFLGLPPERVALHTPHMGGSFGRRGSFQGDWVMEAVHIAKITGKFIKLVWSREDDIRGGYYRPVYLHQVKMGIGADGFPNAWEHRIVGQSLFTGTILEDAIAPNGIDYSSVTTGAPYSEYVADYSFELHTTLYGVPVLAWRSVGSTHTAFVVESLIDELASRAKTDPIDYRRAMLKKHPRYLAVLNLAAEKAQWAQPLPAGQFRGIAIHEAMGSCVCQIVELSIENQAIRLRRVVCVIDCGMAVNPDGVVAQMEGGIVYGLTAALYGEISLEKGQVQQSNFHDYPMLRMNEMPVIEVHIAPSTAKMGGAGEPGVPPIAPALANALFAATGKRIRKLPVKL from the coding sequence ATGAAAAATCACGATACTATTAGCCGGAGAAATTTTCTTAAAACCAGCGCGGCAGCCAGCGGTGGGCTTTTGATCGCATTTGCCCTGCCAGTACGCGGTGAACATTTACCCGTTGCGCCAGATCTTCCCAAAACGGCCTCCCTGAATGGTAAGCTGCGCATTGATGAAGACAATACGATACATATTATCCTGCCCAAAATCGAAATGGGCCAGGGTATGTGGACGACCATTCCGATGCTGATCGCCGAAGAACTGGATTGTGACTGGAATAAAATAAAGGCGGAGCATAGCCCTCCGGGCAAAGGTGATGATTTCAAAAAATCCATCTTTATTACTTCCACAGGCGGTTCTGACTCCACCCGTTCCGAGTTTGACCGGTGCAGGCAAGCCGGCGCGATGGCCCGGGTTATGCTTGTCACCATCGCGTCCAGGAGGCTTGGCGTGGCACCCGAAGCCTGCACCACCGACAATGGTTTTGTAGTCGCTGGCGATAAGCGACTGAGTTATGGAGAACTTGCTACTGAGGCTTCCACTTTGCCCCAACCAACTGTCACGTTGCGTGAGCCGAAGGATTGGAAGATCATTGGAAAATCAAAAAAACGACTTGATAGTCCAGAAAAAATCACGGGAAAAGCCATTTACGGAATGGATATTCACTTTCCAGGACTGCTCACGGCTGTGGTAGCCCACGCGCCCGTGTTCGGCGGTAAAGTAAAATCGTTTGACGCATCGGAGACAAAAAAGATCGTCGGCGTTCGCGAAGTGATCGGGATTCCCTCCGGCGTCGCCGTCATTGCGGACAATTTCTGGGCGGCCAAAAAAGGGAGGGATGCATTGAAAATTGAATGGGAACACGGTGCTAACGAAAGTATGGATAGCCATCAGCAGCTGGAAGACTATCGCAAACTGGCTCAGACGAAAGGTAAAAATGTCTCGCAAAAAGGAGCTGTAAAGGATGCTTTGGAAAAAGCAGCAACGACTTTCGAGGCCGAATTCACATTTCCTTACCTCGCGCACGCGCCGATGGAACCATTGAACTGCACGGTAAAAATTTCGGAAGATGATTGCGAAGTATGGACGGGAACGCAGTCTCCAATACTGCATCAGGCTGAGATAGCGGCGTTTCTGGGTCTCCCGCCCGAACGCGTCGCGCTGCATACGCCACATATGGGAGGCAGCTTCGGTCGGCGCGGCTCGTTCCAGGGAGACTGGGTCATGGAGGCGGTGCATATAGCCAAAATAACCGGCAAGTTTATCAAGCTGGTATGGTCGCGCGAGGATGATATACGCGGAGGATATTACAGACCTGTTTATTTGCATCAGGTCAAAATGGGGATCGGTGCTGACGGTTTTCCAAATGCATGGGAGCACCGGATCGTCGGCCAGTCGCTTTTTACAGGTACTATTCTGGAAGATGCCATTGCTCCCAATGGCATCGATTACAGCTCGGTAACCACCGGCGCACCGTATTCCGAGTATGTGGCAGACTATTCTTTTGAGCTGCACACTACATTATACGGAGTACCAGTGCTGGCATGGCGGTCGGTGGGGAGTACGCACACGGCATTTGTAGTGGAATCGCTGATCGATGAGCTCGCGTCCAGGGCCAAAACGGACCCTATTGATTACCGCCGCGCCATGCTTAAGAAACACCCGAGGTACCTGGCTGTACTTAACCTTGCCGCGGAGAAAGCACAATGGGCCCAACCATTACCCGCAGGGCAGTTTCGGGGTATTGCCATTCATGAAGCGATGGGTAGCTGCGTGTGCCAGATCGTGGAATTATCAATTGAAAATCAAGCCATTCGCCTGCGCCGGGTTGTTTGTGTCATTGACTGCGGTATGGCGGTTAATCCCGACGGTGTGGTCGCTCAAATGGAAGGGGGCATTGTGTATGGACTCACCGCCGCACTTTATGGAGAAATATCACTTGAAAAAGGCCAGGTGCAACAAAGTAATTTTCACGATTACCCGATGCTACGCATGAACGAAATGCCTGTGATAGAGGTGCACATTGCACCTAGTACTGCCAAAATGGGAGGTGCAGGTGAGCCAGGAGTCCCTCCTATCGCGCCTGCATTAGCCAATGCGCTCTTTGCCGCTACCGGAAAGAGGATCAGAAAGTTGCCCGTAAAATTGTAA
- a CDS encoding DUF4468 domain-containing protein → MKTLLPLLSMMLLTSLIGTAQKPELTYNKFTGEISQTRVVDMGRAPAVAFRNVRAWLTQKYSNYWEVIKVSDPDRGKIVYHGSEPVYTQGFEAFSYRVIVDLKDNKYSCTIDQVKARPTGSKVFVSSDMDFSTIYTYQKRIADIDVAKTLRKGKAEQTRLNQERSAKVTYLENLAKMHDIMAYHFNRIQWELRNAALKGEPVARR, encoded by the coding sequence ATGAAGACCCTGTTGCCCCTGCTGAGCATGATGCTTTTGACCTCTTTGATCGGAACGGCGCAAAAGCCAGAGCTCACCTACAACAAATTCACAGGCGAGATCTCCCAAACCAGAGTCGTGGACATGGGTAGGGCACCTGCCGTCGCATTCAGGAACGTCCGGGCCTGGCTTACCCAGAAATATTCAAATTATTGGGAAGTCATCAAAGTCTCCGATCCGGATCGTGGAAAGATCGTTTACCACGGTTCCGAGCCCGTGTATACGCAAGGCTTCGAAGCGTTTTCTTATCGTGTTATCGTCGACCTTAAGGATAACAAGTATTCCTGCACCATCGATCAGGTGAAAGCCCGGCCGACCGGAAGCAAAGTCTTCGTTTCGTCCGATATGGATTTTTCGACCATTTACACTTACCAGAAGCGTATTGCTGATATCGACGTTGCGAAAACGCTGAGGAAGGGTAAAGCCGAACAGACCCGCCTAAACCAGGAACGCTCGGCCAAAGTAACATATCTGGAAAATCTTGCCAAAATGCACGACATCATGGCATATCATTTCAACAGGATCCAGTGGGAACTGAGGAATGCAGCGCTGAAAGGCGAGCCTGTGGCCAGAAGATAA